aaaaaatgcatttttcgctggtaaaaaaaataatggtcTTAAGAATttaccagccagagacaaaatctACCCGTAATTGGCAAGTGGCAAGTGTTGGTTTTGGACTCTGGTCGTAGCCCCAAGGGGCTTAGGGTGCTCAAAAATTGGCACACacatcagaactggtgaaaattGCAAGGATCTGCAGTGACTGGTTCAGGCGTGGCCAATTAGCTCCACAGCGCCCCCAAACGCACACCAGGGTTGGGATAAAGGTCCTTTGATGTTCATGAAATTTGAGTGGATTGTCGCACTCACCGTCAAGAGCatctaaatttatttatttttttcatctgaCAGGAAGTCAGCCTGGGGTTGGGCATGGCACGTTAGCTCTATAGCGCCCCCAATTATTTTTAGCCTTGGAACACACTGTTGACGCCCTTGGTAAACTctaaaactcacaaaacttGGTCCACACATCAAAACCTGTAAACATTGTGAGAACATAAAGCAACTAGGTTGAGTGTTTATAGGGCTCTATAGCACCTCCTAATGTGTGGAACACCACAGTGTGGACAAAGTTGCTCTGATATTCACAAAATTTGCTACGCACATTCCTtatgtttttgtcatatttctAATTGGGTTTCATAAGCTATGCCCACCTGGACGCCAGCCATTTTAAAATTTTGAGTACTGTTCATAATTGCAAACTCCTCCTTGAGTGTTTGTTAaatttctttcaaatttggGAAGTATAACCCTCTGACTAATGTGCTGCTAAATTGTGAAGGACTTGGCGATAGTTcagatgatgatgtcacaggtcaTGTGAGAACACACCTTTTTAGGCACTTTACATGTATGGAGCTTTATGACACTCCTACAGGATTAAATTGTTCCATTTCAAATTCGGTGGGTGTGATCTGCACATAATGTACAGCAACATTACAAGTAATTAGTGTATCTTCTCTAGCGCCACACGGTGGACAAAAGAAGTGACACAAAATTTGCAAAAGGTCATTTCTAGCACCATGCACTCGGCGCAGTAAATACAATCGAACTCCTGGGGGAGTGTCTGATGgtgacttttaaatgcattacCATGCCAACTGGTGTCTCACCAGGCCCCTGACGTATGCAAAGGTGCGAGGGCCTATtaattgctgcttgcagctttagtgtcattGCATAATTTCTGCACACTTCAAAAGCTGATGTAAGGGTGTAGCAACACTGCCTGTATAAGACTTTTTAAGTGTCTTccttactcttttttttttttttttttgcctctgcgCCGGCAATTTGCGtagccggaggcattatgtttttgggttgtccatctgtccgttCCATCGTTGTGAACAAGATGTCTCAAGAAGGCTTCAAgggaatttctccaaatttggcgCAAATGTTTACTTggatcagagtcctgcacgggtccagttttcGCCCCAACCCGACCCGGCGATGTACAAACCCGCACCCGAACCACAAACCCGCGCctcaggccaattagtaccgcaacccggtccgacccgttgaaacacgacccgcagcccGACCTGTAACCcagatttaaagtaatcattttgggtcatattggctgaatattgaacagcatattgccacagttaaggtgccagtaagtaaacaacaacctgaatgaagcagctctcacaataaaaacctgacttcagctccatcatcaaccctctgtgttcttctcccatacgagtgtaaaagcactcgtttgttacgtttaatgcttttaaacttttaatctatgtaaaggagctttacatgtgtaataatagacttactttctgtccagagtgacgttcagcagttacgagccgtcacgtgtttttagaatccatcgaggagagaagtaatccatcagggaaacacttcagaaacattataaagtgatagttgtacgttttatccacttatttctcaaatacctaaataattatttactgttttggaagcggcacttgttagacggtggcagccatgttgattctgtcgtccactcacaaattgtgttattagatggtgaaacgcgtgtaaacagctgaaccaatgaccgttgcgaaatagcggaggcgatcctcagagagtaaataatgaccaagatagttatctgtagtttaccgaactaatgactgatgtgtttatcaaAAACCTGCGATCcgacccgcatgttattttttccacccagatccaaacccgggaaaaaatgtttctttaaaaaccacccgcaaatcagctgtttttgcagGTACCCGCgggtacccgacccagtgcaggactctgacttggattcaacaatgttagttttaattagtgttagtTTAGGTTAGTTTTTGGCCTTCAAAGTTCAAGATCACTGTgatcttgtctgtctcatttttgtgaatgcgatatatcaagaacaccttaaagggatagtgcacccaaacatgaaaattcatccattatctactcacatatgctgatggaggatcaggtgaagttttagagtcctcacataacttgcggagatccatggggagagtgggtagcaacaaaactccacctaatggaggcttatggcgccccagattcaaacgtccaaaaacacaggctaaacatgggctacaatgaggctaaaaacagagttcaaatgacgtttttctaaacaactttttacgtcggggcttcaggacacttggatcactacggatgagcagtatggagatattttgtggtttcaattatgtgtttttggacgtttgaatctggggcaccgtaagcctccattaggtggagttttgttgctacctcctctcccctgggatctccggaagtgttgtgaggactctaaaacttcacctgagcctccatcggcatatgggtgagtagataatggctgaattttcatgtttgggtgctttttaagggaatttctttaaatttgacacaaacatccactgagactgaagaataaactgtgtagtcaaaggtcaaggtcagtttgataaaacaaaatgtgtttggCCACAATTCAATTTCGTattctaattatgacaaaacttcactcaaattggataaaataatgaagtgatggcattttatatccaaaggtCATGTGGCATCAttatgttctgcataaaacacttttctggccattatttaacgtcatatctcagagacaggcaggcagtgggtgtgaagcatccatgttttcacagacagggATGTAAACTGGTGCGCTGAGGCATACAAACGCACGGTGCTAGTTCTAGTTTAATGTACATTGATACATTCTGCCAACATTCTGTTTATATTGTTTCTTGTTAATGCAAAACCACACATATACAGAGTACTAATATTCACAATTCATCTGACCTTTACTTCCCCAGTGTGATCCAGCTACCCTAAAGACTGCTGTTCTTCTTGGTAGtgtcaaacaaataaatacttgTTGCTATGAGACGCACCCTGTGCTTTACAATCCTAATCTAGTACTTTCTTGGACAGAAATATGAAGTTAAACAATGGAAAGACATTTGGCACCAGAGGATTTGATGTATGCTTAGTTAGGTTGGTTTATTGCTATGTATTTTGACTTTGAATGTGTATTGTTGATGTTGTTACCTGAACATGCAGTGgaagttttgtgtctttgtgtaacACTAAAAATATctgggaaaaaaggaaaagaaaattgGTTGTTGGTAGCAtggtttcactttattttttaattaattaccAAGCATCTTCTAGTAATACTGAGCAACTTAGGTAAATTAATTTGATGTAGCAAATTCCAGCCAGCTCTAAACCCATGTCACCAAGAGTGTTTTTCCTTTAGTTACAGTCACTCCTGTTGAGCTGGTACCAtcttacatcatgtttttatgatCCTACTGTTGATCCTACTGATCCCACTGTTCACCATTGACACTTTCAGCCTCATATGGATGGACCTGTATGTGTCATAGTAAAGTGATATATCACAGTGGAACATGTTTGCTGTGGCATACCAAAAAACACCAGTATCAAACCACAACACATGCCTCCTGAACAAGAGTGACACACTGTCAGACTGCTGAGCATGTGTACTGTTCAGGTATTTAGTAGACGACATAGTGCACATAGGACCACTCATTTTaagatgctgtgtgtgtgtgtgtgtccatatgtGTGTTACACTGTCAGCCCCTGATTCAGACAGATTACAAAAGAAACTTTTGATgacttctctctttctgttgtcCCCTGTCTCTCAGGATGAACTGTTTCAAATCGTTAAGTCCAACTGCAGTGAATGCCACCGTGCTATATGACTTTCATGATGACGATCACCATTTCTGGAGTAGGAGCAACCTGACGGTCCCACTCCCTCCatgtgtctcctcctccttctctgctCCACCTCCTAACTCCAACTGCCTGGTCTGTCATGGCAAGAAGATGGTCTTCGCTATTTGCCGTAACCTGACAAAGGGTGTGAAATTGACAATGGAGGCTGGAAGTGACTGGGTCAACCTCACGGCTACCGGTAAGAAGCTCAGAGTTTTCTAAAACAGTTTGATTCCACTGAGAAAAGCTTCACTGGGTCTTCACTATTAACACAGCAAGAACAATTACAATGCACCAGTTTagtggctgatgtttttctgttgtgccaCATCAACTTAATGCTGACGAAAAAGCAGGGCTCCAGacaaaagccccatttccaccaagcaatacagtacggttcagttcagtttccactgtgaaaagttgtggatggtaccaatagaactgttctgtaccgtccccatgtttggtcccccctctgttggggtacctagcacacagatctggtactaaaaggtggagctgtgaacactgcagtctgttgattggtcagtagaggacggtcactctgctcagagctgagttgtgtctggttttgaggatCATGtgaccactgttcatactgtggagagttttattagtagactgtaactataaaatgaaaagatgttttgctgcctctcagcagctggagtctgagaagaaaataacttcattcactgggtcgactgccggtgacttttaaggtggaacatttacttgtaatgttgcacaccttaaatttcaatatgacaactttgaccattcagttagtttttattgtctctatttgatgacagacacttttagtaatgagtggatcttcaggtgtttaaaaatattggactggattatgtgaactgcatatattctaatcctcacttggaggaaaaaaaaagcattgcagaGCATCActcctgtgggctacagtaacactaaacccctgagcttgcctgagaaagactaaatgcacaaagctgctatttttaaatatcccatggagagagactctcactgcagcctgttctattttgttctgaaaatgttggcatgcagcctcgttctgtggacgataaacgaggtgcagactgataaaggaggaaatacagtcagtgctggatggagcagtgagtgacaacaaccccgtccacatttaagagtgcggtttgcagtggaaacgctaaacggaccgagggtctaggtaccatgtctgaagggttactgttggttccacaGGTactataccaaaagtgtttggtaaTAACAGGGCTTACGGCTGTGGTAGATGTGTTTGGGacgaacagagatcttcccGGGATGCCGTTGGGATGAAAACACGCTATAAACTCACTACCCATGCCTTAGAGGATGCATCatattgtttccctgataattcTATATTGTGAACAAatctgcaggaggagagctagttaaaaaaaatggggTGCATCTTGCTCACGCATTGACAGGGAGTCCTTtctaaattttatttgtaaagggACGCAGGAGGTGTACACAGGGACATCACTGTCTGTGTCATGTTTCAAGTCTGCTGTGAGCACATTGGTAATCATCTGTATCTCTGCTTGTGTAAAACGAAAGCCCAAGTAAGAAATAAAAGTCATCATGAATGTCCAGTGAATATAATCTGTAATGGAGAAAGCAATGCCAACGCAAAATTACTTATCCCACCTTTTAAAGCAATGCGCTATGACAACCGCTATTTTATGCAGAACCAACCAAGAGCTTGGTGTAAGATTTACGTTTTGAACTTATCATTAGTATTTCAGCTGGTGCTAGTGTAACTCTTAAAATTTAATATTGCTTAAACTTCAACATAATATAGAGATTGTGTTACTTTTCTGTTGCGACCCAGTGCTGGTTCAGTAGTAAAAGAAGCAGTTAATAGCAGTAGTAGCAATAATGTCAGTAATTGTAATGACTGCAGTAGTAGAATTGCAGTTGTACCAATAAGAAAGTAACAGTTTAATAGTGGTAGCAGCAGTTATAGAAGAAACACTTGCAGTAGACAtagtaataaatgtaatattataTTGGCATTAAAAACCTTGGTTTCATTGTTATAGTTGTGATGTTTAACAATAAGCTCTGCTTTTTACAGACTGCCCCAAACCTCCctctgatggtggtgatgatggtaaGTGTCACATACATTCATTATTTACACACTTTTCCTGTCCGATAGTCTGAACCTCAGGTGTGttaaactgtccctagttcgtatcacccccccttgaagatccgcatatttatttgaacccaacagcgacaaaaaagcctttctctatatggctatttagcgtagcctcgaaTGGGactcggtgctaccatcgttggggagatatatcatcaggaggaaaagtgccgcagagagtgcatcacaaggaatgaaaactttgcagcagtcactaatcctggcgtgattgaaattttttttcatgttcctaagatgaactggaaaaaacgccccaggcctgcaggagctgatggacagttTTCAGTCGGGTGAGCAATATCgtccgtgtcgtctctttgtttgct
This sequence is a window from Epinephelus lanceolatus isolate andai-2023 chromosome 6, ASM4190304v1, whole genome shotgun sequence. Protein-coding genes within it:
- the LOC117250933 gene encoding uncharacterized protein LOC117250933 isoform X4, producing the protein MMNCFKSLSPTAVNATVLYDFHDDDHHFWSRSNLTVPLPPCVSSSFSAPPPNSNCLVCHGKKMVFAICRNLTKGVKLTMEAGSDWVNLTATDCPKPPSDGGDDDQKLRRANNQSPSRTGPPEGDLLTSCFRLQT
- the LOC117250933 gene encoding uncharacterized protein LOC117250933 isoform X2, with product MMNCFKSLSPTAVNATVLYDFHDDDHHFWSRSNLTVPLPPCVSSSFSAPPPNSNCLVCHGKKMVFAICRNLTKGVKLTMEAGSDWVNLTATDCPKPPSDGGDDGASKSWLLAIIIPILLLLIGVLLYIFWKKLLKSLRAKQGSCSQRPETEKSEQSVALKNGTS
- the LOC117250933 gene encoding uncharacterized protein LOC117250933 isoform X3, which encodes MNCFKSLSPTAVNATVLYDFHDDDHHFWSRSNLTVPLPPCVSSSFSAPPPNSNCLVCHGKKMVFAICRNLTKGVKLTMEAGSDWVNLTATDCPKPPSDGGDDGASKSWLLAIIIPILLLLIGVLLYIFWKKLLKSLRAKQGSCSQRPETEKSEQSVALKNGTS